A window of Leishmania major strain Friedlin complete genome, chromosome 27 genomic DNA:
GAGGAAGACAACGATGACGAGGCACATCGTGACGATGTACGAGCAAAGGTCGAACAAGAAGTTGGATAGCCAGTAGATGTAGAAACTCAGGCCAGAGACGTTCTGCAGGTGCCGCGCCTTGCACTCACGCTCCCTCACAATCCAGCCCACAAACGTCGAAGGAACGAAGGTGAACGGGATCATGATGATCACGGAAATCATCATCGCGTACAGAGATGACTCCaccgcccgctgctgcgatgtTTTGGGGAGAGGTGCCACAACGGTGGTAACACTCACGTTATCTCGGCCAGTTGCCACACGAAGGTGGGCGGCGAAGACATTCGCTGTCTCGATGGCGACCTCATGCAAAGCCGAGGTGTTGTAGAAGACACTGTGGTACAGCTGCCCGCTgcccgcagccgcgcaggaGACGCCGCCGTAGCGCTCCCTCGCGTGCGTCTGGTACGTCCTGTTCAGCTTCGTCGAGAACGCAGAGGCGTCCGGCGCGTCCGTCCAGATATCCATGTGCGCCTTCGTCGAGAACGGCGTCGTCACGTCCAGCACGCCCTCGCAGTTTGCAAGCGGGATGTCCACCGCCGTCCCGTACACGTCGCTGCTCAGCACCATCGTCGGCGTGCTGAACAGCCTCaccagcgtcagcagcatcgcaagcagcacgcacgcgacgGGGCATACGATCTGGAAGAACTGCGTGCGccggtcgcgcagcgcgttcCACAGCCGCTTCACCATCATcgcgcggagctgcagccgtcgccgcgcccaccgccccttctccatctccacGTTCCACACagcctccgtcgcctccgccttctccgccgccgcaagcGCATCCGCGTCGCGCTCCGCATCCGGGCCCTCCGCGATCTTGATGaacacctcctccagcgtcgtcgccgacagcgagTACGCGTTGATCCCAAGGCCGGGGatgccctcctccacagcgcAAAGCAGGTCGGGGAACACAGGCTTCGACGACATCGGCAGCCGGTACGCGACCTCGCCCGCGCCACTGCCAATAGCCTCCGCCGCAGGCACGAGCGTCTGCACCATCTGCTCGATCGGcccgcgccgcgcgtgcggcaCGACAGACATCGTCAGCACGAACCCAACGCCAAGCTTCGACTTCAGGAACATGTTCGACCCCGCGCACTGCAGCCGCCCCTTGCTCATGATCGCAACCGTGTCGCCGAGCAggtccgcctcgtccatgAAGTGCGTCGTCAGCAGAATCGTGTGCCACTTCGCCATctccttcagcagcgacCACGTGTGCCGCCGTGCGCCAACGTCCATCCCGGCCGTCGGCTCGTCCAGGATCACAAGCCGGCTCCCGCCAACAAACGCAATCGCAACCGACAGCTTCCGCTTCTGCCCGCCGGACAGCGCCTTCGACATGTAGTGCTCCTTGTCCTCCAGGTCCACCGCGGCAAGCAGCCGCCGGATCGCATCCTCCTTCTCAGACCCCATCAGCCCCTTGATGGCAGCGTAGTAGTCCAGGTGCTCCCGCACCGTCAGCTGTGGCCACAGGATGTTGTGCTGCGGGCACAGCCCGATCTCCTGCCGCACAGCACTCAGTTCGCGCCGCACGGAGTGCCCGTACACGTAGCagtcgccgccgtcagccTCCAGCATCCCGGTCATCAGGTTCATCGTCGTCGACTTGCCCGCGCCGTTGTGGCCCAGCAGCACAGAGATCTCGCCCTCGCTCAGCGACCAGCACAGGTTGTCCACCGCAACAAacgccttgccgccgcgcctgaaCGTCTTGCGCAGCCCGCGGatccgcaccgccgcagcctcctccaccgcagGGTCCACCGCCTCGAACACGCCGTCCCCCGCGCGCCCGTCccccgcgccgtcgccgccgtcgtcgtcgtcgtcgcccgcgcggcgccggcagaagcaccaccgcacggGGTCCATGATGAAGAACAGCGGGTTCTTCGTCGTCCCCCACTCCTTCGGGACCACGCGGTCGAAGTACATCATCAGCAGCAGGTACACAAAGATGTCCACGAAGAGGAGCACAAACACAACGATCAGCTTCGGGTCGTCGCGGAAGTATGCCAGCGCACTGActccggcgccgccactcaTCTCGTGCTCAaagagcagagagaagcCGACAGCAAAAGCGCTCGGGCTCAGGATCATGATGCCCATCttggcaccgccgctggctCTCTCCATCGCAAAGAGCGGTATCGCCATCACGAAGTAGATGAGAGGCGCGATGATGGCCGCCAGCCGGGCCTTGCTGAACACAGCCGCAATCGCGCCGGACAGTGCGATGGTGGACCACGAGAAGAGCAAGAACATGAAGAAGACGTACCCGGGGCTACTTTCGGGCAAGTATGTCAAGCGCAGGAGGACCGTGATGATAATGGACACCACAGTGTACCACACGCCATACACCACGAGCCACGCAAGGTACATGGTCCACTCAGAGAGGCCCATGATGAGCATGGCCTCACGAatgcgcagctccttctccaccacaATCCGCTTCGTCAGCTGCGAAACAGGATACAGGAACCCAAGCACCAAAATCAGCGGCGCCAGGGAGGCGCCAGACGACAAGAAGGAGCTCGTATTGTATGCCTTCGTGGGCATAGCGGTGTAGGTCAGCGGCTTCGTCGTCGGCTTGCCAAGCACACTCGTGGTGTAGTGATTGTACACAAGCGTCTGCAGCGTTGTGTAGCCCGAGAAGATGTACGGCGAGTTGGTCGACATGTCGAGCCCGCCAAGGTACCCGCTGAGAATGCTGTCCGACGTCGCTGGCAGGGCCGATGAGTTGACCATGATCTTCACATTGAACGTGTCGGCCGTGTAGCTGTTCAGCTCCACAACGCCCCACGTCGGCGGGTCGTCGTGCGTCAACGACAGTATGTGTGACGTAgcgtccgctgccgtcgcaaATGTGCCGCCGTACGCGTTGTCAAACAGCTTGGACTGGGTCCGCATGTACGACACCAGCGACTCCACCTccggcgtgcgcggcgcaAAGTACAGCAGACCGCCGTGGGAGAACGGCGTTGATGCTCGAAGCGACTGGTCCATCGCCACCCACTGACACGCGATGAGTGTGTCCAGGGGAAGTATTGGCGATGTCGTGAGTGGCAgagcgccgaggagctgtgCTACCACGGTTTTGAGAGGCGGGTCGTAGCAGAAGCCAGTCGGGATGCCGCGGCCGTGGGGGCAGTAATATCGTTTTCCCTCCAGGCACGGCGTTAAACCAGCGATCCCGCTCGCCAAGGACGCGTTGTAGCACAGGGAGCTGCTGATCTTCTCGGTCATTGCGAACACCTTATCCGGTCCTGTGGAAGAGTAGTAGAGACCCGCGGAATCCTCTGCCGTGCCAAAGATGGCCCACAGCATGACGGTgccgaaaacaaaaaggacGGGAATCAAGAACTCGCACAGCATCGAGCACCACTCTCGCTTCATCAGCATTAACACGCGCAGGATGGTGTGCCCGAGTTGCTGACAGCATCCAGCCCGAGAGCGACATCGAGCTGGGCTTTTGTGAGATGCCGACCTGCGGTTGAGGACATTGTATTGGTCATCTGCTTGGGCCAGTGGGATCTGGTCGGCCGTCATCTCGACACAGCTGCCGTCGTTCACATCGTTTTCGGCGGAGGACGGAGAAGCGCGGTCCCCGGCTTCCAGCGTAGTCGTTCGCGTCTTACCCGTTCGCAGCGCAGTGTATGACATCACGCGCTCGTCAGATCTGAAAAGGGCTGAGCTTCCGCCACTCACCGGAGAGTACTCGTCTCCCACCGCAGGAGGAAGGCGCGCACTGTCGCCAAAGGCCTCGCTGTCGCGTTGGGAAAAGCTCACTGCTGACGGTGCGCCTGGCGAGGCAAAGGAAAGCAGGGGCttctgcgtcgtcgccgtggAGTTGGGAGAGGGTACAAACGGGCCGGCCCCATACATGGGCGCCTTGCTCTGGTTGAAGGGCGTCGTCCGCTCCTCGTGGATGCCACGGCACACTCGGTCAGCGCTCTCCGCCTCACTGTGCAGAGAGCTCGTGAGCGGAAACTCTTACACTTCTCTACTTCTGAGGGAGGAGGCTCGTGTGAAGCGGCAACAAGGAAACGAATGCGCCTGCACCGTCAAGCTAAGTCCGTGAAGCCCAACGTTGGTGTAAAGCAGCGGCTCCAGCAGTATATGCGGTTGACGTCCGTTTCCCGATTACTTTTGGTGGCGGATCTGTCCAAACAAGAGAGACCGTCTCGGCGAAATCACAAGAAAGTGTGCCGTGGatggagagggaaagaggacGGCCGCCAGAGTTACCAGGAGGCTCCGTGttgaggagagggaagggtgGGGAATGCGGGTGGTCAAGGAAAGGGTGAAAGAGGCGCGAGAGCACACTGTGAACCAGGCCGGAGAGCTGTAAAAGGAAGGCAACAAAAACAATACAGGTCGGAAAGACGGGTGAAACAAGTTAAGCAGAAGCCAAAACAGGGAGAAACGGCGGTGCGTGCAACTTGGCGTGCCGAGGCCTGTCCCACACAATCACGCCGAAAGGGAAGAACGAGAGAACACAGACAAAACTAGGTGTGGACGCCcggggaaggaaggggagggatgtgtgcgtgtgtgtgtgtgtgtgtgtgtgtgtgtacgagTTTAAAGCAagcacagacgcgcgcgaCCACGCGTTTGCAACGGGATAAGACGAGAGCGGGCAAGGGATGGGGGAGACACGAGCGACGCGATGAAAGCGTTGACGGGGAGGCGCCACCTGTTTGTCTTCTTCAGTATCTGGCGCGGCACTCGGGTATTCTGTGTGCACGgtggtatgtgtgtgtgtggtgtgtgtatATACGCAGATGTGCTAATGCAGCCGCTACGTGGCGTGAGAAAACAACTGTGCCGGTCTCGGCTAGACCGTGAAGGCGAAACACACAAAGAGAACGCAGAGAGGAATTCACGGAAAAGAGAGCGTTtaagaacaaaaaaagggggaaacaCATGAAAGTTTCATACGTGCCTAAGAAACCAACAAAACGAAAGACAAGAAGAGGCTCACGGCCAACCTCGTCGACTCACGCACGCGATTAGAAACGCACGACCTctccagcacacgcacaggcgtACACACGTTCCGTCTCTCCTCGCAGGGGCTTGCGGCAggtgtggagaggggggtggaGTGAACAGCTAAGGGGAACTTGAGCACCGCGATTGTGACCAAAGAGTGAGAGAGCAAAGGTGAGATGAGGCTACATacacgcgctgccgcgaacaaaaaaaaaagcaccaCCGCTGCGTCGATCAACAGGCCTGCGCTGGTTTGCGTTGCGTGCGCGCTTAAAGTCCGTCGGTGGGCGGATGCGGCGAGCGAGAAGAGGTGCACGTGGGGAGTGAAAGAGGACTGAATACGTGGActtgtgcgtgtctgtgcaaATGTGATACAGcggggtgtgtgcgtgcggggaggaagggggggggggcgtggtGAGTATGCAACTTCACAGTGAGAGGCAAAGAGGGACACaaaagcgaaagagagagattTCTTTTCGAGCCGGGTTGGTGGGAATGGCCCAACAAcagatggaggaggggggcgcgAAACGGGGAGACGCAGAGGAACGGAGGAAACCTTCCCTGCAACAGGAGCGTCACGGAGGTCTTGTGATAGAGAACGTCCATTCCGTCAGAGACCGTGACTGCACACGAGGAGTTTCACATGAAACGCAAACCTCGCtcaaaacaaaaaaaaacgttgGTTTTTTTCGGCTTCTTCTAAGCAGAGGGTCCCTGACGACGCCCAGCACCTCACCGGTGGCATCTCACTGTCCAGCACCCACTCTGTGGGAAAGCCAAAGGCCCTGCAGCCTGCCCTCGGGCCCCGCTGGCGGGCTCCTCGGTATCGGCGGACAGGTAtgggctggcgctgtgccgaggAGACTTGCCGTCATGATGATCACCTTTTTAGCAGCGCACAGCGAATCGTGTCGACGATTGCACACATGTCGGAGGACGAGATCCATAcccatcacacacacacacacacaccacaaaaaaaaaaagaaagcgcaTGTGTGTGAAATGTGCGGCGTCTCCTGCATGCGACCGGGTGggccgatgcggcgcagatgcGGGAAGCGCGACGAGAGCACCCTCAAGTTGCACCACCGAGTCCTCCAGACTCCCATGTAAAGTGTCACCACACCGTATGACGGCATGCTGCGGCTTGAAGCGACCGAGGGCGAAACATGGCGCACAGGCAGGGCAGAGGGTCTCAGAGGGTcctgacctgcggctggccCACTTCCTCTctgagctcctcctccattcACTTATATCCCCCCCCTGTGCCCGCACGACAGACGCCACTGCCTCCGGCCTCGAGCCGAACCCTGGACGGGGCCCGGGCGGATCAAGGCATGCAGTCCCGCCAGGTCCGCCTGGCGCCGATCACGCAACACGCACCCCGGGAGGGGacggggaagaagagggagagccgGTGAGACGCGCGGCCCGGTCCGACGGCAGGCGGTTCGTCGTGGACGGCCAGGCCTTAGCCGTGGCGCAACAGTCGCAGGCgagctgtggctgtgtgtgcgtaggcTTGCTGACTTGTTCGTGGAAGTGGAAGGGACATGTCGAGGGAAAAAACAGAAACCAAAGAGGGAATTACGGCGGGGCAACTTCTCTTTTGGGATTCGAAACGGTAGAGTGGTCCGTGTGGGGAAGTGTGACGTGGCAGGAAAGGGAGGACAACCGCGTCAGATCTCAGGTCGGAAGAGGTAGAAAGCAAGGCAACAGGAAAGCAATGGAGAGGAGACGCATCGACGGCTGAGCCTGCGTGCAGTGGCAGGTCTTCAGGAATCGCTGGAAATGATTGGCGCACCCTTCGCCACCCCCCACTCCAGACGTCAGCAAATACTGAAACGCtcatgcgcatgcgcgcgcctACACAAAGCTTTACATGCGCGTAACACCCCCCCCTCTACCCTATCGAGCTGGAGTTGCGGGATCGATGGAGGGAGGATACTGAGCGCAGTCCTTCTTCTCACGTAGGTGCCCGCTTTCAAAAACAGACGCACAGCCGCCAATGGAGGCGACGGCAAAATACATGTGCTCATCATGAGCCGCCCTGGGGTGCCTGTGAATGGGAATGGGAGAGGCGTCAATTGCCATGTGGCTTCGATTTTACGGCTCGCATGtgttctcgctgctgcttgcatGTTTTCCTGTACCTTCCGCTCCACTGTGGGATATCAGGTGCCATGTCAAGTGACGGATACAGAAAGCAAATCAAAAAGGGTCggatgtatgcgtgtgcgtaccgCTGAGAAGGCGTACAACAAGCAAAACGATTTCACCCggtcaaaaaaaaaacgcgacacacgcatacatacatatatatatatatatgtatatgcatataggagaagggagaaggaagaagaggaaggaggccaccaccaccaccaccacagagagggagggtgtgggagaagggagaaagCGAGCGCGATAGTGGGAGGAAGCGAGAAGGCAAGAACCAACACGGCAGACATGCTTGCAAGACAGAAAAGGAAGGCGGACACTGCAAGGAGGCGGTGTGCCAAAGAGGAAAGGAAATACATAAAAGGAGTGTGCTCGAGAGGGACAAGAAacaaagaggagaggagaggagggaggtaGGGACCCATCATGCCGCGTGGAAGACAAGAAACCAAAAGGAAAAACAACGTGGAGAGGCAACACACCAAGAGACGCCTTTGCACATGGACGCGCAGAGGCATCCACAACACTGCCAGCGGATATACCGCACGCACCT
This region includes:
- the ABCA8 gene encoding putative ATP-binding cassette protein subfamily A,member 8 (previous protein_id=AAZ09843.1); protein product: MYGAGPFVPSPNSTATTQKPLLSFASPGAPSAVSFSQRDSEAFGDSARLPPAVGDEYSPVSGGSSALFRSDERVMSYTALRTGKTRTTTLEAGDRASPSSAENDVNDGSCVEMTADQIPLAQADDQYNVLNRRSASHKSPARCRSRAGCCQQLGHTILRVLMLMKREWCSMLCEFLIPVLFVFGTVMLWAIFGTAEDSAGLYYSSTGPDKVFAMTEKISSSLCYNASLASGIAGLTPCLEGKRYYCPHGRGIPTGFCYDPPLKTVVAQLLGALPLTTSPILPLDTLIACQWVAMDQSLRASTPFSHGGLLYFAPRTPEVESLVSYMRTQSKLFDNAYGGTFATAADATSHILSLTHDDPPTWGVVELNSYTADTFNVKIMVNSSALPATSDSILSGYLGGLDMSTNSPYIFSGYTTLQTLVYNHYTTSVLGKPTTKPLTYTAMPTKAYNTSSFLSSGASLAPLILVLGFLYPVSQLTKRIVVEKELRIREAMLIMGLSEWTMYLAWLVVYGVWYTVVSIIITVLLRLTYLPESSPGYVFFMFLLFSWSTIALSGAIAAVFSKARLAAIIAPLIYFVMAIPLFAMERASGGAKMGIMILSPSAFAVGFSLLFEHEMSGGAGVSALAYFRDDPKLIVVFVLLFVDIFVYLLLMMYFDRVVPKEWGTTKNPLFFIMDPVRWCFCRRRAGDDDDDGGDGAGDGRAGDGVFEAVDPAVEEAAAVRIRGLRKTFRRGGKAFVAVDNLCWSLSEGEISVLLGHNGAGKSTTMNLMTGMLEADGGDCYVYGHSVRRELSAVRQEIGLCPQHNILWPQLTVREHLDYYAAIKGLMGSEKEDAIRRLLAAVDLEDKEHYMSKALSGGQKRKLSVAIAFVGGSRLVILDEPTAGMDVGARRHTWSLLKEMAKWHTILLTTHFMDEADLLGDTVAIMSKGRLQCAGSNMFLKSKLGVGFVLTMSVVPHARRGPIEQMVQTLVPAAEAIGSGAGEVAYRLPMSSKPVFPDLLCAVEEGIPGLGINAYSLSATTLEEVFIKIAEGPDAERDADALAAAEKAEATEAVWNVEMEKGRWARRRLQLRAMMVKRLWNALRDRRTQFFQIVCPVACVLLAMLLTLVRLFSTPTMVLSSDVYGTAVDIPLANCEGVLDVTTPFSTKAHMDIWTDAPDASAFSTKLNRTYQTHARERYGGVSCAAAGSGQLYHSVFYNTSALHEVAIETANVFAAHLRVATGRDNVSVTTVVAPLPKTSQQRAVESSLYAMMISVIIMIPFTFVPSTFVGWIVRERECKARHLQNVSGLSFYIYWLSNFLFDLCSYIVTMCLVIVVFLVFGRDEYVALNNIGATFVVFLLYGVSGILMAYVLSFAFDNHSTAQNVVMLVNFIVGFLLVLAVSALMLKGSTRNLVKVLRWIFRIVPSYCVGEAINNLAMLKATRAFGIDTNTWDMDVVGWVCVYMAIEIPVFLFITLFIDHPRRRQRSQRLFHNPDGAAEVIEDEDGDVAAERRAVLEGGEREGDLVRVLNLRKEYPNGKVAVRNIALGVRPGEVFGFLGTNGAGKTTTISILCQEFYPTSGRAYVCGNDIVTESSEALRCIGYCPQFDACLDLLTVEEHLYLYAGVRGISSRACDRVVRGLMKLCGLTEYRRTKSHELSGGNRRKLSVAVSLIGGPRVVFFDEPSAGMDPVARRGLWNAIETVADNCSVVLTTHHLEEVEALAHRVAIMVDGTLRCIGDKTHLKQKYGTGFEVAVRVADESPEVMAGVELFFEEEFPSSKLTEVRAGRFTYQLPSTVRLSSVFTALEQQKEKLQIRDYSVSQTSIEQVFMRISEKAELEHEEEHRQRMESKKSCCMCCCGGLQR